GACCTCCTGCCCGGGCGCCTCGACCGCGCGCGCCGCCTCCTCCGCCAGGGTGCGGCCGCTCGGCGTGAGCGCGCCGCCGTCGACGAGCCCGGCCGCGACCAGCCGCTTCGCCACCACGCCGGCGCCACCCGCGCGGCCCAGGTCGACGGCGGTGAAGCGCCCCCCGGGCTTCAGGTCCGCCCACAGCGGCGTGCGGCCCGAGACCGGGTTGAAGTCGTCGATCGTGAGCGGCACGCCGATCTCGCGCGCGAGCGCCAGGAGGTGGAGGACGGCGTTGGTCGACCCGCCCGTCGCCGCCACACCCGCGATCGCGTTGTCGAAGGCCGCGCGGGTGGCGATCTGGCGCGGGCGAAGGCCGCGCCCGAGCATGTCCATCGCGAGCGCGCCCGACTGGCGGCCGACCTCGTCCTTAGCCGGGTCGGTGGCCGCGATGCTCGCCGTGCCCATGGGCGAGAGCCCGAGAAATTCGAGCGCCAGCGCCATGGTGTTGGCGGTGAACTGCCCGCCGCACGCGCCCGCGCCGGGGCAGACGACGTCCTCGAGCTCCTTCAGGTCCCGGTCGCTCATCTTGCCGGCCGCGTTCGCGCCCACCGCCTCGAAGAGGTCCTGGATGGTGACGTCGCGCCCGCGGAAGCGGCCGGGCTGGATCGAGCCCCCGTAGACGACGAAGCCGGGCACGTCGACGCGGAGCAGCGCCATGGCGCCGCCCGGGATCGTCTTGTCGCAGCCGACCAGCACGATCAGCGCGTCGAACATGTGGCCACGCGCCACCAGCTCGATCGAGTCGGCGATCACCTCGCGCGAGACGAGCGAGGTCTTCATGCCCTCGGTGCCCATGGTGATGCCGTCGCTGATCGCGATGGTGTTGAACTCCATGGGCGTGCCGCCCGCCTCGCGCACGCCGCGCTTCACCTGCTCGGCCAGCCGGCGCAGGTTGAAGTTGCACGGCATGGTCTCGGTCCAGGTGTTGGCGATACCGACGATCGGCCGGGCGAGGTCGGCGTCGGAGAAGCCGATCGCCTTCAAATACGAGCGCGCCGGCGCGCGGTCGCGGCCGTCGAGGAGGGTGCGGCTCTTGTGGCGGGGGTCGAGCGACATGCGGTCTCTCTACCGGATTCGGCGCACGAGCAGAAGAGACGGCAGAGGTACCGGCATGGGGCGCCGCGGACGGTGACGCCGTCCTCGATGTTCACCCGGATGCCGAGTGGGTCTGTTCGAGGAACGGCGGGAGCCCGACGGTGTCCTGGACCGCGGCGGCGAGCATCATCCGCATCGGCCGGAGCGTACGCTCGAAGGGATGCAGGACGAGGCCACACGGGCATGACGGACGTTCAACGCGCCACGGGCGGCAACCTCGCCCGTCCCATTCATCCTCCCTGGCCACCCGCACCCGGGACCTGCTAGCCTCGCGCCTCCCCGTGAAGGTCCGCGCCGCCATCTGCTGGGAGCCGCGCCAGCCGCTCGTGATCGACGAGGTCGACCTCGACGGCCCCCGCGCCGGCGAGTGCCTGGTCCGCCTGATCGCGACCGGCGTCTGCCACACCGACGCCTACACTTTGAGCGGGCGCGACCCGTCGGGCCTCTTCCCGGCCGTCCTCGGCCACGAGGGCGGCGGCGTGGTCGAGGAGGTCGGGCCCGGCGTCACGAGCCTCCGGCCCGGCGACCACGTGATCCCGCTCTACGTTCCCGAGTGCCGCCAGTGCGAGTTCTGCCTCTCCGGCAGGACGAACCTGTGCGGCGCGCTCCTCGCCACCCAGGGGAAGGGCCTCATGCCCGACGGTACGAGCCGGCTCTCGCACCGCGGCCGCATGCTGCATCACTACATGGGGACGTCGGCCTTCGCCGAGTGGACGGTCGCCCCCGAGATCGCGCTCGCGAAGATCCGTCCCGACGCGCCGCTCGACAAGGTGTGTCTCCTCGGCTGCGGCATCACGACCGGCATCGGCGCCGTGCTGAATACGGCCAGGGTCCACGCCGGCGCCACGGTCGCCGTCTTCGGGCTGGGCGGCGTCGGGCTCTCGGTCATCCAGGGCGCGGTCATGGCCGGCGCCGGCCGCATCATCGGCATCGATACGAACCCGCGGAAGTTCGCCATGGCGTGCCAGCTGGGCGCGACCGACGTCGTCGATCCGGCCGCCGTGCCGGGCGTCGCCGAGGCGGTCGTCGAGATGACCCGGGGCGGCGTCGACTTCTCCTTCGAGTGCATCGGCGACGTCGAGGTGATGGGTCAGGCGCTCGCCTGCACGCACAAGGGCTGGGGGCAGGCGATCATCATCGGCGTCGCGGGCGCGGGCGAGGAGATCCACGCCCGCCCGTTCCTGCTCGTGACCGGCCGCGCCTGGCGCGGCACGGCCTTCGGCGGCGTGCGCGGGCGCACCCAGTTGCCACAGTACGTCGACTGGTACATGAGCGGACGCATCAGGGTCGACGAGATGATCACGCACACGCTCGGGCTCGACGACATCAACCGCGCCTTCGACCACATGCATGCGGGCGACAGCATCCGCAGCGTCGTGCTCTACGGAGAGGGGGGACCGCGATGATCCGCTTCTACTACGGCTCGGGCTCGCCCTTCTCGTGGCGGGTCCAGCTCGCGCTCGAGGAGAAGGGGCTCGCCTACGAGCCCGTGCTGCTCAGCTTCGAGAAGGGCGAGCACAAGTCGCCCGCGCACCTGGCACGCAGCCCGCACGGCAAGGTGCCGGCGCTCGAGGACGACGGCATCTCGCTCTATGAGTCGAGCGCGATCGTCGAGTACCTGGAGGAGCGCTACCCGGGTACGCCGCTCCTGCCGACCGACGCGGCAGCCCGGGCCCGCGTCCGCATCGAGGAGCTCGAGTGCCTGCTCTACTTCGCCGAGCGGTTCCTCGGGCTCGCGCGGCAGGTGTTCTTCACGCCCCCCGACAAGCGCGACCCGGCGGCGGTCGAAGCGGGGCGCGCGGAGGTCGGCCGCCAGCTCGGCGAGCTCGAGGCGCGGGCGGCGCGCAGGAAAGGCGAGTACCTCGCGGGCGCGCTGTCGCGCGCCGACTTCACGTGGCTCCCGTTCGTCGAGATCGCGGCGCGTGCCGGCGCCGACCTCGACCGCAGCGCGACGCCGCGGCTCGTCGACTGGCGCTCCCGGATGCGGGCGCGGCCGAGCTACGAGCGCAGCTACCCGCCGCACTGGCGGAAGAAGTAGCTCAGTCCGCCGCGTCCCAGATGCGCAGGACCTCGGCCGCCGTCGTCACCGTGGCGAGGAGCCCGAGCGTGTGCTCGAAGACCGCGTCCACGTAGCTCGGGGGGAGGCCGGCCACGGCGTCGCGCGGCACCACCACCTGGTAGCCCGCGTTCACCGCGTCGAAGACGAGGTTCGTGATCGCGACGTTGACCGACACGCCGACCGCGACGATGGTCCGCACGCCGAGGTTGCGCAGCACGGGGTCGAGCTCCGTGCCGCTCATGGGCGAGAGGCCGTGCAGGCGTGGCAGGACGAGATCCGACTCGGCGACGCCGATCTCGGGCACGATCTCGGCCTGCGGCGAGCCGGGCACCATCGGCCTGGGCGACCGGCGCGTCGCCATGAAGAGCCGCGCGTTCTGGTTCGAGCCGCGGCTGTCGGCGCGGCGGACGGCCGTGGTGTGGACGACGGGTACGCCGGCGCGCCGCGCGGCGGCGACGAGGCGGGCGATCGTCGGGACGACGGGCGCGGCCGCCCGCGCCAGCTCGGGAAGGAGCGAGTGATCGCCGATGACGCCGCGCTGGCACTCGTTGGCGACCAGCGCCGCGTGGGGTGGGGCGAGGAGCGTGCTCAGGTCGACGGCCATGCCGTCACGGCCCCTCGAAGTCGAGGCGAGCGTGGAAGGCATGGCGGCCCGCATCGTCGAAGCTGAGCGGGCCGGTGCCGAGGATCCTCATCAAGACCGTGCGGGCTGCCGGGGCGCTCTGGAAGATGAAGCCCATCATGACCGTCCACATGAAGAACCGGAGGGGGGATCGGTCCCGGCGAGCGCGCCGGAGCGGGAGCGCGAGTCGGGCACGCGGTGCCGTCTAGCACGCTCCGCCCGCGGTGGTCCATGACCGCGGCGACGGCGCGAGCTCGTAGTCGTTCTGGTCGCCGAGCCGGCATCGAGCGAGCCGCACACCTCGAGGGCGTGCGAGGCGCCCTTGACTATCGGGGGTTCCAACGGAATGTTCGCCTCCTCGCGAGAGGGAGGCTGCATGAAGCGATGGATGGTGCTCGGGCTGACGCTGGTGGTCGCCGGGCCGGCGCTCGCCGACCCGAC
This genomic stretch from Deltaproteobacteria bacterium harbors:
- the ilvD gene encoding dihydroxy-acid dehydratase; the encoded protein is MSLDPRHKSRTLLDGRDRAPARSYLKAIGFSDADLARPIVGIANTWTETMPCNFNLRRLAEQVKRGVREAGGTPMEFNTIAISDGITMGTEGMKTSLVSREVIADSIELVARGHMFDALIVLVGCDKTIPGGAMALLRVDVPGFVVYGGSIQPGRFRGRDVTIQDLFEAVGANAAGKMSDRDLKELEDVVCPGAGACGGQFTANTMALALEFLGLSPMGTASIAATDPAKDEVGRQSGALAMDMLGRGLRPRQIATRAAFDNAIAGVAATGGSTNAVLHLLALAREIGVPLTIDDFNPVSGRTPLWADLKPGGRFTAVDLGRAGGAGVVAKRLVAAGLVDGGALTPSGRTLAEEAARAVEAPGQEVIAPLERPLKPTGGLVILKGNLAPEGCVVKMAGHERTTHRGPARVFEREEDAMAAVTRRAIKAGDVVVIRYEGPRGGPGMREMLGVTAALVGEGLGEQVALLTDGRFSGATRGLMAGHVAPEAAIGGPIAAVEEGDTIAFDVDERRLDLLVDEAVIRQRLARWRPPAPRYTSGVFARYVALVSSAAEGAVLRAGGGVG
- a CDS encoding S-(hydroxymethyl)glutathione dehydrogenase/class III alcohol dehydrogenase gives rise to the protein MKVRAAICWEPRQPLVIDEVDLDGPRAGECLVRLIATGVCHTDAYTLSGRDPSGLFPAVLGHEGGGVVEEVGPGVTSLRPGDHVIPLYVPECRQCEFCLSGRTNLCGALLATQGKGLMPDGTSRLSHRGRMLHHYMGTSAFAEWTVAPEIALAKIRPDAPLDKVCLLGCGITTGIGAVLNTARVHAGATVAVFGLGGVGLSVIQGAVMAGAGRIIGIDTNPRKFAMACQLGATDVVDPAAVPGVAEAVVEMTRGGVDFSFECIGDVEVMGQALACTHKGWGQAIIIGVAGAGEEIHARPFLLVTGRAWRGTAFGGVRGRTQLPQYVDWYMSGRIRVDEMITHTLGLDDINRAFDHMHAGDSIRSVVLYGEGGPR
- a CDS encoding glutathione S-transferase family protein, producing the protein MIRFYYGSGSPFSWRVQLALEEKGLAYEPVLLSFEKGEHKSPAHLARSPHGKVPALEDDGISLYESSAIVEYLEERYPGTPLLPTDAAARARVRIEELECLLYFAERFLGLARQVFFTPPDKRDPAAVEAGRAEVGRQLGELEARAARRKGEYLAGALSRADFTWLPFVEIAARAGADLDRSATPRLVDWRSRMRARPSYERSYPPHWRKK
- a CDS encoding cysteine hydrolase; this translates as MAVDLSTLLAPPHAALVANECQRGVIGDHSLLPELARAAAPVVPTIARLVAAARRAGVPVVHTTAVRRADSRGSNQNARLFMATRRSPRPMVPGSPQAEIVPEIGVAESDLVLPRLHGLSPMSGTELDPVLRNLGVRTIVAVGVSVNVAITNLVFDAVNAGYQVVVPRDAVAGLPPSYVDAVFEHTLGLLATVTTAAEVLRIWDAAD